The genomic stretch TGGGTTTGGCCAAATTGGGCAGATTCTGGCCCAATATTACTACCCGCTGGGCCAGACGAAGATCCTGGCTTACGATCCGGTCTTGCCGGATGTGGTGAAAACCAAATTCAGCGCGACGGTCGACTTTGTCAGCCTGGATGAACTGCTCAAGAATGCCGATGTTGTTTCCATTCATGTCCCTCTTAATGAACATACCAGGAACATGATTGCCTGGGAGCAACTGAAGATGATGAAACCCAGTGCTTACCTGGTGAATGTCTCCCGGGGCGGGATTGTCAACGAAAAGGACTTAATCAAGGCGTTAAAAGAAGGGGTCATCCGGGGGGCCGGGCTGGATGTCTTTGAAAAGGAACCCATTGAGGAAGACAACCCCCTCCTCGAGCTGGATAACGTAATCCTCACACCGCATACGGCGGCGCTGACCGACGAGTGTGTGGTGAGAATGGCGACCGAAGCGGTCAAACGGGTGATCGATCTCTTCAATGGTAACGAGCCGGAGAAGATCGCCAACCCCGAGGTCTTGAAGTTGGAAAAATGGCAGCATCTGAAGAAAAGAGCGTAAACGGAGGGAAGAAGCGAATGGAGATCCCGAAAAAAATGCTGGCGGCGCAACTGGTCGCCCGCGGGCAGATTGAAGTGCGCGAGGTCGATGTTCCGGTTCCGGGCCCCGGTGAAGTGTTGATCCGGGTGGAAGCCTGTGGGATCTGCGGTACCGATGTGACCATCCGTGACCACGGGATGCCCGGTGAACCGCCGATGCCTTTCACCATGGGCCATGAGTATGCCGGGGTGGTGGTCCAGTTGGGCCCCACGGTTGACGAGTTTAAAGTCGGGGACCGGGTGGCGTCGGAAGTGCATAAGGGCTGCGGCCGTTGCCACAACTGTATAATGGGGAACTATACGGCGTGTCTAAACTTTGGCAAATTGGAGAAAGGCCATTCCGCCAGTGGGATGACGACGAACGGCGGTTTTGCCCAATATGCCATTAAGCACGTCAACACCCTCTATAAAATGCCCGACGAAATCTCTTTTGAAGAAGCGGCGATCATTACCACCGCCGGGTCCGCCTTTTACGCCATTGATGCCGTGGGCGGATATTTGGCCGGCGATACGGTGGCGATTATCGGCCCCGGACCGATTGGCCTGGCTTTGGCCCAAGCGGCAAAGGCCTTGGGTGCCGATAAAGTGATTCTTACCGGAACCCGGAAAAGCCGTCTCGAACTTGGGAAAAAGATGGGGGCCGATTATACCGTCAATGTGCGCGAAGGAGAGGACCCGGTTAAATTAGTTAAAGAGTTGACGGGCGGGATCGGTGCCGATGTAGTCTTTGATGCCGCCGGTGTCGGCAGTTCGCTGGATGATGCCTTAAATCTGGTCCGCCCGGGCGGGGCCATCGTACTCGTGGCTTTCTATCATGGGCCGGTCACCGTCGATATCAACAAGGCCGTTGTGCGTAATGTCAACCTTTATACCGTGCGCGGTGAAGGGCGGCGCAACGTCCGCCGGTCCTTATCCATGGCGGCGCAGCGGAAGATCGATTTAAGGCCTTTGATCACCCATGAGTTCCCCTTAAAGGATATTAATAAGGCCTTCGACACGTTTACGCAGCGGATCGATAACGCGATGAAGGTAATTGTCCATCCCCAAAGGTAAAAGCGGAGAATACTCTTGAAATGCTATAAACAGTTGGTTAATATAATATTAAGTTGTTATTAACAACAATTACAAAACAGGAGAGCCGCCGGGTAACGACTTGGTACGACCAGGTCCCCGGCGGGGATAATAAAAAAGTATTGATTTTGGCTATGCTTATGATTTCGTAGTGATTCAGCAGAGATAAAGCAGTTTTTAAGTAGTAATTTAGCAGGGCATAAGTTGTGGTCCGGTAGTGATTGAGTTGTGATTCAGTAGGGATTAAGTAATGGTTTTGTTTTTAGTCATGTAACAATTTATTTCGGTATTAATAATCTTCAGTAACAACCATACCGGCACGGCATAGCCAGTTTATTTCATTCCTCGGTTGTCGTGAGAGGACAACTCGGCAAAAGGGGAGGTGAGATGCCGAAAGAGGAGCGCCCGTTTGCGGTTGGAACAAAAAATAACTGAGGAGGTTAATGAGTAAGGATGACAAGAAGACGTTTGTTTGTCGGCTTGATGGTTGTCGCGTTAATTGTTTGCATGAGCACCACTTTGTTCGGCGCGGCTTCCGTGCGGCGTTATGCTTACAGCGCCAGTAACCCCGGCGGGGTCTGGTATACGATGTGCGGCGGGATCGTCAAGTTGCTTCAGGAAAAACTGCCCTCCAATATCCGGGTTGACATGATCGCCAGCGGCGGTTCGGTGCTGAACACCCGGCGGTTGGCTTCGGGTGAAGCGGACCTGACCATGGCCTACTCGACCCACCTGTGGGAGTGCTGGAACGGCGAAGGGATCATGAAAGGCCGTCCCAACGACAACCCGCGGATTATGTTTGAGATCTACAAGAGCGACCACTATTTCGTGACCCTGGCCAACAGCGGAATTAAAAGCATGAAAGATCTCGAAGGGAAACGGGTGGTTCTTGGCCCTCCGGGTTCCGGTTCCAGTGACAACTCCCGGTTTACCTTAAGAACCCTTGGCATCAACGCCATCGAATCCGAACTGGCCTTTGGCGATGCTGCCCAAGCCCTGGCCGAAGGGAAAGTCCATGCCATGGGGATGAGCGGTTCCCCGGCAGCCGGTCTGGTTGAGGTAGCGGCCACCCGTGATATCTACATTATTCCTTTCACCGATGAAGAACTGGACAAGATCGTATCGGCCGGACCCTTCTTCTCCAAAGGGGTCATGCCCGCCAATACATATCAAGGCCAAACCAAAGACGTGCCAGTCTTTATGTTCACCGTTTACCAAGTCGCCAGCAAGAACGTGCCGGCTGATGACGTTTACGAAATGATGAAAGTCTGCTTCAGTCCGGAAGGGAAAGAATACCTTGGTGCGGTCCACCCCTATTGGAAGACGATGAAGAACGATCCGGAGCTGGTGAAAGCGTTGGGTATTCCTTACCATCCGGGTGCTGAACGTTTCTGGCGCGAGCAAGAACAAAAAAAGTAATAAAAAAATGATTGGTCGAACGGGAACAGGGGAAATCCCCCTGTTCCCCGAGAAAAACATGGAAGCACAGTTCAAGCAGGGTTTACAGTTGAAAACAAAGCTCTCTTCGCAAAGGTAAAAGTATTAAGGAGGGACAGTCTTGGCCAAAAAACGGGATAACCTGAACAGGTTTTTCCAAACAGCCGTCGGCATCATTGCTTTTGGTTTTTCCGCCTTTTATTTCTATACCGCTGGGTTTGGTATTTTTTCCAGCGAGTCCCACCGGGGGATCTATCTGCTCGTCACCTTCCTGCTCAGTATCTTGCTCTATCCGGCCAGCAGGAAATATCCGAAGAGTAAAGTCTTATACGTGGTGGATGCGATCTTTGTGGCTATGGCCTGCTCGTCGGTGCTCTACTGGATGTTGCAGTATAAGGAGTATGCAATCTACCGGGCCGGTTGGACCAACCAGTGGGATTTGATCTTTGGTCTTCTGGTAATGCTGGTTTCGCTTGAAGTAACCCGCCGGGTCATGGGGAATGTCTTGCCCATCATTGGCCTGGTCATGCTTGGCTTAACCTATTTTGGCCCCTATCTGCCCGGGATCTTCAATCACGGGGGCATCCGTTTATCGTCGATGGTTGAGTATTATTACTACACCGATGGGATCTTCGGGACCATTGTCAACACCTTCGCGACCTATATTGTGCCATTCCTTATCTTTGGCGCTTTTTTGAACAACACCGGTGGCGGCGATTTCTTTATGGATCTGGCCACTTCGCTAACGGGGCATATTGCCGGCGGCCCGGCGTTAATTGCCGTGTTCAGCAGCTCAATTTTTGGTTCGATCTCCGGGAGCGGGGTCGCCAATGTGGTGGCTACCGGAACCTTTACGATTCCGATGATGAAAAAGGTCGGTTATAAACCGGAGTTTGCCGGGGCCGTGGAAGCGGCGGCTTCAGCCGGCGGTCAGCTTTTGCCCCCGGTGATGGGCGCCGCTGCCTTTGTTCTGGCGACCCTGACCCAGCAGCCCTACTCGACCATTGCCCTGATTAGTTTTGCGCCGGCCATCCTCTACTACATTGCCCTTGGCTTTATGGTCTATTTCCGGGCGCGCCGTAGCGGGTTACAGGGTCTACCCCGGGAAGAACTGCCCAAGTTCAGCGAGGTAATGAAGAAGGGCTGGTATTATCTCTTCACCATCGTTGTGGTGGTGGTTGTGATCGCCTTGGGCTATCCCGCACCGCGGACAGCGTTCTGGGGCTCGGTCTTTGTGGTGTTCTGCAGTATGCTGCGGAAAGAGACCCGCTTTACCTTTGATAAACTGATCAAGACTTTCCGCGAAGCCGGGACCAGCGCCTTAAGTGTAGGGGCGACGGCCGGGACTTTGGGGATTGTCATGGCGAGCCTGACTTTGTCCGGTTTGGGCGTGAAGTTTTCCAGCCTGATTCTCTCGGTGGGGCAGGGGAATCTGTTCCTGACCCTTGTTCTGGTTGCTTTTATCGCCACCATCATCGGGATGGGCTTGCCGACGACCGCTTCCTACATTATTCTGTCGATACTTGCGGCCCCGTCCTTAATTCAATTGGGGATTGATCCGGTGCCCGCCCATATGGTCTGCCTGTGGTTCGCGGTCATCTCCAATATCACGCCGCCGGTCTGTGTGGCAGCCTTTGCCGGGGCCAGTATTGCCGGCGCGCACCCGATGAAAACCGGGTTAAACGCGGTACCCCTTGGGCTCTTCATGTACATTCTGCCCTTCTTCTTCATTTACGAACCGGCTATCTTTGTCTATGGACAGGAGCTAGCGGTTAGCGTAAAGATCATTGCGAGTCTACTGATTTCAATTGCTTGTTTTGCGGCCGGTTTCCAAGGCTGGTTCTTCCGGAACTTACGCACTTGGGAAAGGGCGGTCTTCTTGCTGGCTTCGCCGCTTTTGGTTGACACCCGGTTCTTTACCGATATTTTTGGTTACATTGTCGTTGTGGCGATGGCCGTTTACACTTACAAAACCAAGAAGCAGGCCGCTAATCCGCAGATTGCGGCTTGAGCAAAAGGTTAATGAATCTGCATGTGGGTTAACAAGTCACACGTGCTGATTATCGTTACTATCGTTACATTGATTTACGAAGAAAAGTAAAGCAAGGCGGAATGTTTTTTGGCCAGCTGTCCAGTGGGATAAAAAGGTAGAGTCAGGCGAAGGATACGCCGGAGACAGACAGAGAGGAGTTCTTCTCCCGGGGTCTCAGGCACCGGGAGAAGGACCGGCCTGACGAAAACGCAAGGGGGAATTGGGATGAAGAAGATTACGCTGGAAGAACAACCGTTGATTAAGATCGAAAACCGGAAAGGACTATACCACCGGAACATTATCGATAAGAGTATGGGGGCAAAAAACTTCACCTTCCATTATGCCAAGATGGAAGAGGGCGGGCACGGGGTTGCCCACAGTCATCCAGAAAACGAACATTTCTTATTCGTGATCTCCGGTGAACTGGAACTGAGAAATGAGCAAGAATCCCACCGGGTACCGGCGGGATCAGGGATCTTTGTCTTCCCGGGCGAGGTCCATGAAGTAATCAATGTCAACAAGGGGCCGACCGAATACTTTGTGATGTACAGCCCGCCCCGGGAATAAAGAACAAAAAGTTACAGAAACCTCCAGTAAAACTTATCCTATCTTAATGATATAATGCATCTAACAGGGACAATGATTGGTTTACCCTTGCTGTCCTGGGGAGGTGGTAGTTGGCGCTTCGATCTTAACCCGGTTTATCCTATTGCACTAATTCAAAACCAAAAAGAAGGGAGAAAAGGGAGAAAGAATGAAAAACAAAAAGCTTATTCTGATTCTTGCCGCTGTGTTGGTTGTTGTTGTAGCAGCTGTTTTCTTGTTGAACACGCAACGGGCGGCGAAACCCTCCACATTTAAACTGGGTATCCTGTTGCCGTACACCGGTACTTTTGCCGCGGTTGCGAAAACCCAACAACAGGGGGTCCTCCTGGCTGTCGAACAGCGGAATGCTGAGGGCGGTTTGAATATGCCTTGGGGTAAAGTGAAGATCGAATACGAAGATATGGACGATGAAGCTAACATCAACACCGGTGTTAGAAGATTCAGATATCTCCGTGACCAAGGCGCCCATGCCGTGGTCGGTCAGACTTGGGCGGCCGTGTCGTTGGCCATTAACGAGCTCTGCATCAGAGATCCCTATCCCTACTTCCCGGTGAACGTGGCGCCGTTGGATTCCTACCGCAAAGGTAAGATGGGTGACTGCACCTACGCTGCCGGTTACACTCCCTGGACCGTTGGCTACATGGCCGGTAAAGCCGCCATCACCGACCTTGGGAAAAAACGCATCTTTTACCTTGGCCGTTCCGACTCTTGGGGTTGGGACATCCGGGATGGCCTGGCTGCCGCAGCTAAGAAGTACGGCGGCGAGATCATTGGCCAACTTGAAGTGGCCCAGGGGACCAGCGATTTCACGACCGTGCTTGAGCAAGTACGGGCCGCGAAACCGGACGTCTTCATCTCGGCACAGTTTGGCGGGGACGCCATCTCCCTGTTGAAACAGTGCTATGACATGGGTCTCAACAAAGAAATGACCATCTTCAACAGCTTCCTGACCAACGTGGTGGCCCAAGGGTTGCCGCTGGAAGCCAGAGAGAACATCTATGGGATGCACTTCTTCTACTATGATCTGACTGGCTTTGAAGATGCCGAGACGGTGAAACTGGCTGCCGAATACAGCAAGGCGTTCATGGACAAGTGGGGTACCCCGCCGGATGCCTATGCCACCATCGCTTATATCGCTGTCCAACAGCTGTTTGACGCGGTGGAGAAAGCCGGTAGCTTTGACCAGGCTGACATCAGAAGAGCCATTGAACAAAACCCCGAGTTTATGTCGGTTAAAGGGCCCGCTTACTGGCGGGAAGACCACCAGGCTGTTTATGAATACGCCGGGTTCCTCGTCCGTGGTAAAGGACGGAACGAAGCCAAGCACGAATTTGACTTCTTTGAAGTCGTTTCGGTGCAAGGCGGCGAAGAGGTCTATCCGAACCTGAAAGACTTGGGATTCTAACCTCTGGTTTTTAAAAGCCTGCTCCGGAAGACCTTCCGGAGCAGGCCCCTAAAATATCCAGATCGGGAAAAGGGGTTTGCTAAGATGAACAGCAATTCTGAAATGATCATTCAGGCGCAAAACATCACCAAACGTTTTGGCGGTATGGTTGCGGTCAACAATGTAACTTTCGGCCTTAAAAAGAACGAGGTTGCCGGTTTGATCGGGGCCAACGGGGCCGGGAAAACCACCTTCTTTAACATTTTGACGGGTAACTATTTCCCGGAGGAAGGAAAGGTTTATTATAAAGGCGAGGACATTACCGATCTTACTCCGGAAAGCCGGGTTGACCTCGGGATTATGCGGACGTTCCAATTAGCCTCGACCTTTGACAATCTTAAAGTCATCGACAATATGCGCCTTGCCTTCTACCGGGCCAATAACAGAGCGAGCCTGCGCAATATCTTTTTCACCCGGATCGACCGGATTGTTTCCGAGAAGATTGATGAGTGTCTGGAGACCTTTGGACTGACGAAGATGGCCGACCGGTTAACCGGGAACCTTTCGTTGGGGGAAAAACGGATCCTGGAGATCGCCATGTCGATCGTGACCGATCCGGAAGTGTTGCTCCTGGACGAACCCTTTGCCGGGTTAAGTGACGGGGAGATTAATGAATGTCTGGATGTCCTCCGGCAACAGGTGGGGAAGAAGACCATTCTTATTGTGGAGCATAAGATCTCCAAAATCGAGAATTTAGTGCAGACCGTTGGCGTCATGGTCGAGGGAGTAATGATTGCGGCCGGCGAAACCAAAGCAACCTTAAATAGCGAACGGGTCCGTCAAGAATACTGGAAGACGGCTCAGGATGATTGTTATTAAAATTAAATAAGATAACCTGCGTAATTTTAGAGCTTACTTTTGGGTTTAGGAAGACGGTTTTACGAGAAGACAATTTTTGCGAAAACGCTAAGTTTGTTGTGTAACGAAAAGACTGATTTCCCTTGGAAGTTTGATTTGATTGGAAGCCATACGAATGCCGTCGACCGATCAATAAATCATCAATGATTTAAGGAATCGTATAACGCCGGGATGGCATCCCTTTGTCTCCCGCTTGTCGCTTCCGGTTACAATTCAGCGCATTGCATGAAGGCCTGTAATACCTTGCGAGATTTCTGCTAAGAAATGAAACTTGCGTCACGAAGATAAAGTTGCCATGAGTTTACCGTACAAACGAGCCAATCATTGCCGTACGAAAGGCAGGTGGGACCAGAAAGGGCTGCGGTTTGGTTTTTACGTTTTCTTGCTTAACGTCATAAACTCGGCGCGAAAAGCTGAAAAAAATGGACAAGGATGCTCCTGGTTTCTACTTGTTCTTGACTTATATGGGAAAATTTAAGGGGGATGGAAATGGGTATGCCGAATATTGTTGAAGTCAAAAATCTCAACGCCGCATATGGTCAGTCCAAAGTACTTTTTGACATCAATCTGTATATTAAACCCAACGAGCGGGTGGCCATTGTCGGCCGCAACGGTGCCGGGAAAACAACTCTGCAAAAATGCATCGCCAGTTTGCTTCACCCGACGAGTGGTTCCGTCATTTACAACGGAACGGAACTGGTGGGGAAACAACCCTACGAGGTAGCCCGGATGGGGCTGAAATATATCGACCAAGATAAGCACGTTTTTCTCGATTTGACGGTCCGCGAAAACCTGGAGCTCTCCAGTTACGCCACGGGCGACTACGATTGGGATAAAGTCTTTAAACACTTTCCGAAACTGAAGATCCTGATCGACCGGAAAGGGGCGTACTTGAGCGGGGGCGAACGGCAGATGTTGATGATTGGCCGGGCGATCCTCGGTGATCCCAAGGTGCTTCTCATTGACGAACCGACCGAAGGACTTGCCCCCAGTATCGTGGACGATCTTGTTACTACCTTCCATGAACTCAGCAAGAACTGCGCGATTATGACCGTCGGTCAGAACCTCTCTTTTGTTTCCCGCGTAGCCGAGCGTGTTTACGCAATGAAGGAAGGAAGGTTGGTGGCCGAGGTTACCGACAAAGCCGACATTAAGAACAACGCCTACTGCGAATACCTGTAAGTCAAAAGCGGGAAAAATCAACCGGAAGGAGTAGAAAGATGAAACGGTTCTTGAATAGCTGGACGGGGATAATTATTACCTTTGCTCTCCTATATGCTCTGCGGGGCATTTTACCAGCTGCTTTCTTGACGGAAGTGGTCATCTTCAGTATTTATGCCATGGGTTGCAGCTTTTTGATTGGACGTCTTGGACTCACTTCCTTTGGGCAGCCGGCTTTTCTAGCCTTTGGCGCTTACGGCGCCGGTGTCTACCTTTACTATTTTGGTCACAATTCGTTCGTCGCCATTTTAGTGGGGATCCTGGCCAGTCTGGTCCTGAATATGCTGGTGGGTTCGTTTATGGTCCGTTTAAACAGCTCCTATTTCACCCTTTGTAACCAGGCTTTTTGTGTGGTCACCTTCTTCATTTTCCAAAAAGCCCTTGTGAAATGGACGTTCGGTGATAACGGGTTACTCCTGATCAGCCGGATGAAGCCGACTCCCTTTATTGACCTGACGACGCCAAAAGGGATCTACCTGTTTGCGTTCTTGGTGGCGGTGGCCGTCTGGCTCTTCTACTACTATTTAATGAAAAAATCGGTCTTTGGCGCCACTTGTTTGTGCGTTAAAGACAACGAACTGAAACTGCGCTTTTTGGGCTATAAAACCTTTAATATTAAATGGTTGGCCTTTGTGATCGCCAACACCACGGCCGGACTGGCCGGAGCAATCTACACCGTCTACTTTTGTATGGTTAACGCGAACATTTCCAACGTCAATACGGCTTCGGAAGCGGTGGCCATTTCAATGCTGGGGGGTGCCGGGACGTTATTCGGTCCCTTGGTCGGTTCCTTCCTCTTTATTGGTCTCAAGGACATTGCCAGCCGGTTTATTAGCCACTGGGAAGTGTTGGTCGGGCTGCTTTTGATCATTGTGATGCTGGCTGGAGAAAAAGGGATTGTCGGCACGTTGGAGGGGTATTTTGAAAAGATGAAAGCAAACAGTTCCTCTTCCACAACGGCGCTGACTAAAGAAGGGGGATTATGATTTAGATGAATGCGCAA from Capillibacterium thermochitinicola encodes the following:
- a CDS encoding hydroxyacid dehydrogenase, whose product is MGLNKGYVLLPQPIEEEARKMLEDAGLEVVVAPDPKPETVAPLMKDAKAIVLRTGIYIDEALIKAADDLWTISRTGGGVDNVDLKAATAHGVIVTSSLGVNASTVAEHTLSLILALFKQFFLLDREVRKNNFKIRYKNYPQDVQGKRLGIIGFGQIGQILAQYYYPLGQTKILAYDPVLPDVVKTKFSATVDFVSLDELLKNADVVSIHVPLNEHTRNMIAWEQLKMMKPSAYLVNVSRGGIVNEKDLIKALKEGVIRGAGLDVFEKEPIEEDNPLLELDNVILTPHTAALTDECVVRMATEAVKRVIDLFNGNEPEKIANPEVLKLEKWQHLKKRA
- a CDS encoding zinc-dependent alcohol dehydrogenase, which codes for MEIPKKMLAAQLVARGQIEVREVDVPVPGPGEVLIRVEACGICGTDVTIRDHGMPGEPPMPFTMGHEYAGVVVQLGPTVDEFKVGDRVASEVHKGCGRCHNCIMGNYTACLNFGKLEKGHSASGMTTNGGFAQYAIKHVNTLYKMPDEISFEEAAIITTAGSAFYAIDAVGGYLAGDTVAIIGPGPIGLALAQAAKALGADKVILTGTRKSRLELGKKMGADYTVNVREGEDPVKLVKELTGGIGADVVFDAAGVGSSLDDALNLVRPGGAIVLVAFYHGPVTVDINKAVVRNVNLYTVRGEGRRNVRRSLSMAAQRKIDLRPLITHEFPLKDINKAFDTFTQRIDNAMKVIVHPQR
- a CDS encoding TAXI family TRAP transporter solute-binding subunit; translated protein: MTRRRLFVGLMVVALIVCMSTTLFGAASVRRYAYSASNPGGVWYTMCGGIVKLLQEKLPSNIRVDMIASGGSVLNTRRLASGEADLTMAYSTHLWECWNGEGIMKGRPNDNPRIMFEIYKSDHYFVTLANSGIKSMKDLEGKRVVLGPPGSGSSDNSRFTLRTLGINAIESELAFGDAAQALAEGKVHAMGMSGSPAAGLVEVAATRDIYIIPFTDEELDKIVSAGPFFSKGVMPANTYQGQTKDVPVFMFTVYQVASKNVPADDVYEMMKVCFSPEGKEYLGAVHPYWKTMKNDPELVKALGIPYHPGAERFWREQEQKK
- a CDS encoding TRAP transporter permease, yielding MAKKRDNLNRFFQTAVGIIAFGFSAFYFYTAGFGIFSSESHRGIYLLVTFLLSILLYPASRKYPKSKVLYVVDAIFVAMACSSVLYWMLQYKEYAIYRAGWTNQWDLIFGLLVMLVSLEVTRRVMGNVLPIIGLVMLGLTYFGPYLPGIFNHGGIRLSSMVEYYYYTDGIFGTIVNTFATYIVPFLIFGAFLNNTGGGDFFMDLATSLTGHIAGGPALIAVFSSSIFGSISGSGVANVVATGTFTIPMMKKVGYKPEFAGAVEAAASAGGQLLPPVMGAAAFVLATLTQQPYSTIALISFAPAILYYIALGFMVYFRARRSGLQGLPREELPKFSEVMKKGWYYLFTIVVVVVVIALGYPAPRTAFWGSVFVVFCSMLRKETRFTFDKLIKTFREAGTSALSVGATAGTLGIVMASLTLSGLGVKFSSLILSVGQGNLFLTLVLVAFIATIIGMGLPTTASYIILSILAAPSLIQLGIDPVPAHMVCLWFAVISNITPPVCVAAFAGASIAGAHPMKTGLNAVPLGLFMYILPFFFIYEPAIFVYGQELAVSVKIIASLLISIACFAAGFQGWFFRNLRTWERAVFLLASPLLVDTRFFTDIFGYIVVVAMAVYTYKTKKQAANPQIAA
- a CDS encoding cupin domain-containing protein; translated protein: MKKITLEEQPLIKIENRKGLYHRNIIDKSMGAKNFTFHYAKMEEGGHGVAHSHPENEHFLFVISGELELRNEQESHRVPAGSGIFVFPGEVHEVINVNKGPTEYFVMYSPPRE
- a CDS encoding ABC transporter substrate-binding protein, with product MKNKKLILILAAVLVVVVAAVFLLNTQRAAKPSTFKLGILLPYTGTFAAVAKTQQQGVLLAVEQRNAEGGLNMPWGKVKIEYEDMDDEANINTGVRRFRYLRDQGAHAVVGQTWAAVSLAINELCIRDPYPYFPVNVAPLDSYRKGKMGDCTYAAGYTPWTVGYMAGKAAITDLGKKRIFYLGRSDSWGWDIRDGLAAAAKKYGGEIIGQLEVAQGTSDFTTVLEQVRAAKPDVFISAQFGGDAISLLKQCYDMGLNKEMTIFNSFLTNVVAQGLPLEARENIYGMHFFYYDLTGFEDAETVKLAAEYSKAFMDKWGTPPDAYATIAYIAVQQLFDAVEKAGSFDQADIRRAIEQNPEFMSVKGPAYWREDHQAVYEYAGFLVRGKGRNEAKHEFDFFEVVSVQGGEEVYPNLKDLGF
- a CDS encoding ABC transporter ATP-binding protein, with protein sequence MNSNSEMIIQAQNITKRFGGMVAVNNVTFGLKKNEVAGLIGANGAGKTTFFNILTGNYFPEEGKVYYKGEDITDLTPESRVDLGIMRTFQLASTFDNLKVIDNMRLAFYRANNRASLRNIFFTRIDRIVSEKIDECLETFGLTKMADRLTGNLSLGEKRILEIAMSIVTDPEVLLLDEPFAGLSDGEINECLDVLRQQVGKKTILIVEHKISKIENLVQTVGVMVEGVMIAAGETKATLNSERVRQEYWKTAQDDCY
- a CDS encoding ABC transporter ATP-binding protein, whose translation is MGMPNIVEVKNLNAAYGQSKVLFDINLYIKPNERVAIVGRNGAGKTTLQKCIASLLHPTSGSVIYNGTELVGKQPYEVARMGLKYIDQDKHVFLDLTVRENLELSSYATGDYDWDKVFKHFPKLKILIDRKGAYLSGGERQMLMIGRAILGDPKVLLIDEPTEGLAPSIVDDLVTTFHELSKNCAIMTVGQNLSFVSRVAERVYAMKEGRLVAEVTDKADIKNNAYCEYL
- a CDS encoding branched-chain amino acid ABC transporter permease, producing MKRFLNSWTGIIITFALLYALRGILPAAFLTEVVIFSIYAMGCSFLIGRLGLTSFGQPAFLAFGAYGAGVYLYYFGHNSFVAILVGILASLVLNMLVGSFMVRLNSSYFTLCNQAFCVVTFFIFQKALVKWTFGDNGLLLISRMKPTPFIDLTTPKGIYLFAFLVAVAVWLFYYYLMKKSVFGATCLCVKDNELKLRFLGYKTFNIKWLAFVIANTTAGLAGAIYTVYFCMVNANISNVNTASEAVAISMLGGAGTLFGPLVGSFLFIGLKDIASRFISHWEVLVGLLLIIVMLAGEKGIVGTLEGYFEKMKANSSSSTTALTKEGGL